One window from the genome of Microcoleus sp. FACHB-68 encodes:
- a CDS encoding glycoside hydrolase family 2 TIM barrel-domain containing protein has protein sequence MKNKIAKSIGIFFLTLSIFWAIGSHVQEGNSANCPVLQISRNTAGESVEISNSKRSEIYLNGVWQFMPALGGSQQLPPQEGWGSIWVPGDWQRENHPSVPGLISRGTGTAWQNFNGKQLSKAWYQSTISIPAQWQGRTILLDLTRLSTDAEVYVNNIQCGQIQWPYGVADITTAVKPGSSAVLSLLVTAAADEKEKAVIMGPNEIYTTESKLESRGLIGEVRLLSRPAKSHISDVFVQPSTRTNQVKLDIELTDIKEAGKTEIIAQMLDEKGKIEREFTGSTNVTAKPTQTVQIAWDWPDPRLWDVGRPNLYTLRLQVRGSGIEDEYDQEFGFREFWIEGRKFYLNGTELRLRPILYSDEWATSIPEVADRMIDSYLWAGFNIAELWPWNHNERGRWHFRELVAGRADQKGFPLIGPALDMTNLTWSGKWKNPENRERWEQQMLAELRRYRNHPSILLWGSNPNFFGYNDDQNPRRIGKKKVEGTLGKEADRRFQEIFPVGEAVVATIKKHDPTRPVLVHQGAAVGDVYALNCYLNMIPLQEREEWLSHWTQQGDMPYMAVEFGTPLHTTMMRGRKGFGNAILSEPLMTEFSAIYLGKEAYELETPAYQAKIRELFVGDGEYKSWHFNPQLDFAPAFQKLQQLFITNTWRSWRTFGMTGGMIPWNNGHGWQVSDAGKQKMDIGPFKPGRRGPYLQQVPKSLWHAFQMEANTIHPAGIALLENNGPTLAWIAGSEPAFTAKDHSFKVGETLQKQVVLINDLREKQTFSFEWQVTVKGQKVGSGQNQGSIEPAQTLFFPLIVDLPKTLATEKVDGEIRLIARIGSRQHQDRFDFRVFTSSLATGKGEIAVFDPAGKTTQMLQQMGYTVVPWAGSDTPQLLVIGREALSSEEKRPGNLEAFVRNGGRAIIFAQNPEWLQRTGLRVSPHLSRRVFPVDETHPVVAGLDKFDLRDWRGESSLVEAYPDTTQGGMRLSPSGLPWYGWHWGNRGAVSSVPVEKPHHSSWRPILESEFDLAYTPMMELDYGKGRLIWNGLDLEDHYAVDAPAAKLAQQIIEYAQTAPLSPKANKVILIGSEADAAKLDALGAIYRQADSLDTKANLVIIGSEAKVKDEDLQTYLNAGGKVFFLPAAKPANTLGVQVQEVKNFGGSLEVPNWPEVRGISASDLRWRSFHDAWLIESGGEVAANGLLSRVVAGKGVAIFSQINPDALEADTNTYFRYSRWRQTRAISQILANMGTSFKADRQIFKPVNNLNRFYHPDYRTDFEQGDDPYRYYRW, from the coding sequence ATGAAAAATAAAATTGCCAAGAGCATCGGAATATTTTTCTTAACTCTTTCTATTTTTTGGGCGATTGGGAGCCACGTTCAAGAAGGAAATTCTGCCAATTGCCCTGTCTTGCAAATTTCTAGAAATACAGCCGGTGAATCCGTTGAAATTTCCAACAGTAAACGAAGCGAAATTTATCTGAACGGCGTTTGGCAATTTATGCCGGCACTCGGCGGATCGCAGCAATTGCCACCGCAAGAGGGGTGGGGTTCTATCTGGGTTCCGGGAGATTGGCAGCGCGAAAACCACCCCTCAGTACCCGGACTTATTTCACGGGGAACCGGCACCGCATGGCAAAACTTCAACGGCAAACAACTCTCAAAAGCCTGGTATCAAAGCACCATCAGCATCCCCGCCCAATGGCAAGGACGAACGATCCTGCTTGACCTCACGCGCCTCAGCACCGATGCCGAAGTTTATGTGAATAATATCCAGTGCGGTCAAATTCAGTGGCCCTATGGCGTAGCAGACATCACCACAGCAGTTAAACCGGGTAGCAGTGCGGTTTTGAGCCTATTAGTAACCGCTGCCGCCGATGAAAAAGAAAAAGCCGTAATTATGGGGCCAAATGAAATTTATACAACTGAAAGCAAGCTAGAATCACGGGGATTAATTGGCGAAGTGCGGTTACTAAGCCGGCCTGCAAAATCCCATATTAGTGACGTATTTGTGCAACCTTCCACGCGAACTAATCAAGTTAAATTAGACATAGAACTTACCGATATTAAGGAAGCCGGCAAAACTGAAATTATCGCCCAAATGCTCGATGAAAAAGGCAAGATTGAGCGAGAATTCACCGGCAGCACAAACGTCACAGCTAAACCCACCCAAACCGTGCAAATCGCCTGGGACTGGCCCGATCCGCGACTCTGGGACGTTGGCCGGCCTAACCTTTACACCTTGCGGCTGCAAGTTCGCGGCAGTGGCATTGAGGATGAATATGATCAGGAATTTGGCTTCCGCGAATTTTGGATAGAAGGGCGGAAATTTTACTTAAACGGCACAGAATTACGCCTGCGACCGATTCTTTACAGCGACGAATGGGCCACCAGCATCCCCGAAGTTGCAGATCGAATGATCGACAGCTACCTCTGGGCCGGCTTCAATATCGCTGAACTATGGCCTTGGAACCATAATGAACGCGGCAGATGGCACTTTCGAGAACTGGTTGCCGGTCGCGCTGATCAAAAAGGGTTTCCCCTGATCGGGCCGGCATTAGATATGACAAACCTTACTTGGTCTGGTAAGTGGAAAAACCCAGAAAATAGGGAACGCTGGGAACAGCAAATGCTGGCAGAATTGCGCCGGTATCGCAACCATCCCTCAATTTTATTGTGGGGAAGCAACCCTAACTTTTTCGGATATAACGATGATCAAAACCCACGCCGTATTGGTAAAAAAAAGGTAGAAGGAACCCTCGGAAAAGAAGCAGATCGGCGTTTTCAGGAAATCTTTCCTGTTGGCGAAGCAGTGGTTGCCACGATTAAAAAGCACGATCCCACCCGTCCCGTCCTCGTTCACCAAGGGGCAGCCGTTGGCGATGTTTACGCTTTAAACTGCTACTTAAATATGATTCCCCTGCAAGAACGGGAAGAGTGGCTTTCTCACTGGACACAGCAGGGAGATATGCCTTACATGGCTGTGGAATTTGGCACACCCCTGCACACAACAATGATGCGAGGTCGCAAGGGTTTTGGCAATGCAATTCTCAGCGAACCCCTGATGACCGAGTTCAGCGCGATTTACTTGGGTAAAGAAGCTTACGAATTAGAAACTCCCGCTTATCAGGCGAAAATTCGTGAGTTATTTGTGGGGGATGGCGAGTATAAAAGTTGGCATTTTAATCCGCAACTTGATTTCGCACCGGCATTCCAAAAGTTGCAGCAGTTATTCATTACAAATACCTGGCGCAGTTGGCGCACCTTTGGCATGACAGGCGGGATGATTCCCTGGAACAATGGCCACGGGTGGCAGGTTTCAGATGCCGGCAAACAAAAAATGGATATTGGCCCTTTTAAACCCGGACGGCGTGGCCCTTACTTGCAGCAGGTGCCAAAGTCGTTATGGCACGCTTTCCAGATGGAAGCGAATACAATTCACCCAGCCGGCATTGCGCTATTAGAAAACAATGGCCCAACCTTGGCTTGGATCGCCGGTTCTGAGCCGGCTTTTACGGCAAAAGACCATAGTTTTAAGGTGGGGGAAACCTTGCAAAAGCAAGTGGTGTTGATTAACGATCTTCGGGAAAAGCAAACGTTTTCCTTTGAGTGGCAGGTGACGGTTAAGGGGCAAAAGGTGGGAAGTGGCCAAAATCAGGGCAGTATTGAGCCGGCACAAACGCTATTTTTTCCCCTAATAGTGGATTTGCCAAAAACCCTGGCTACAGAAAAAGTGGATGGAGAAATTCGCCTCATTGCTCGGATTGGCAGCCGGCAGCATCAAGACCGTTTTGATTTCCGGGTTTTCACTTCGTCTTTAGCCACCGGCAAAGGAGAAATTGCGGTATTCGATCCTGCCGGCAAAACCACTCAAATGCTGCAACAGATGGGTTACACCGTTGTGCCGTGGGCCGGTTCTGACACTCCCCAGCTTTTAGTAATCGGTCGTGAAGCATTATCCAGTGAGGAAAAGCGGCCAGGAAACTTAGAAGCCTTTGTCCGCAATGGTGGCAGAGCAATTATTTTTGCTCAAAACCCGGAATGGTTGCAGCGTACAGGACTGCGCGTTTCTCCCCATCTCAGCCGGCGCGTCTTCCCGGTTGATGAAACGCATCCGGTGGTAGCGGGATTAGATAAGTTCGATCTGCGGGACTGGCGGGGCGAAAGTTCCCTCGTTGAAGCGTATCCTGACACCACTCAAGGAGGCATGAGGCTGAGTCCCAGCGGGTTGCCGTGGTATGGTTGGCACTGGGGAAATCGGGGCGCAGTGAGTTCTGTGCCGGTGGAAAAGCCACATCACAGTTCTTGGCGTCCGATTTTGGAGTCGGAGTTTGATCTGGCTTATACGCCAATGATGGAACTTGATTATGGCAAAGGCCGGCTAATTTGGAATGGGTTAGACCTCGAAGATCATTATGCTGTAGATGCGCCGGCGGCGAAACTCGCTCAGCAAATTATCGAATACGCCCAGACAGCGCCGTTGTCTCCCAAGGCAAACAAAGTAATTTTAATTGGCAGCGAAGCGGATGCGGCTAAACTGGATGCGCTGGGTGCGATTTACCGGCAAGCAGATTCACTAGATACTAAGGCGAATTTAGTGATTATTGGTTCGGAGGCGAAGGTTAAAGATGAGGATTTGCAAACTTATTTAAATGCCGGTGGCAAAGTATTTTTCTTGCCGGCAGCCAAACCCGCTAATACTTTGGGGGTGCAAGTGCAGGAGGTGAAAAACTTCGGCGGTTCCCTTGAGGTTCCCAATTGGCCAGAAGTTCGCGGCATCAGTGCTTCTGATTTGCGCTGGCGTTCTTTCCACGACGCTTGGTTAATAGAATCTGGCGGTGAAGTGGCAGCCAATGGTTTATTAAGTCGCGTGGTTGCCGGCAAAGGAGTGGCGATTTTCTCGCAAATCAACCCCGACGCGTTAGAGGCAGATACAAATACTTATTTTCGGTATAGTCGGTGGCGGCAAACGCGGGCAATCTCCCAGATCCTTGCCAATATGGGAACCAGTTTTAAAGCAGACAGGCAAATTTTCAAGCCGGTGAATAACCTCAATCGCTTCTATCACCCCGATTATCGAACAGATTTCGAGCAAGGCGATGATCCCTATCGTTATTACCGTTGGTAA
- a CDS encoding EF-hand domain-containing protein, translating to MATEQELQSLFNTLDTDLDGKVSINELFISPGLSAIISAETGISSPQQLLSMYGDKDGSITFEELKKVVEQAGNLN from the coding sequence ATGGCAACCGAGCAAGAGCTTCAATCTCTTTTTAATACCTTGGATACTGATCTTGATGGTAAAGTTTCCATAAATGAGCTTTTTATAAGCCCAGGCTTAAGTGCAATCATCTCAGCAGAAACAGGTATCAGTAGCCCCCAACAGTTGCTAAGTATGTACGGAGATAAAGACGGTAGTATCACCTTTGAAGAGTTAAAGAAAGTTGTTGAACAAGCAGGGAATTTAAACTAG
- a CDS encoding polysaccharide biosynthesis/export family protein gives MVYVNFFKQITLPMVSLTLLAVTFMASPFPSMAQVSGGEDAAGFSSGSAYKLGGGDRILIEIVEVPELSGEYEILSDGTVVLRLAGSVDVRGMTIEQAAAAITAQYESVLNDPVISVTLSAIRPLNVGVTGEVTRPGIYSLNLIPGVGVRPGVQYPTVTQAIEKAGGITQAANLREVQVRRPQRSGPDRIININLWEMLQGGDYSRDMILQDGDAIFIPSAASTNLAEARQIATASFSQQPDQPRTVTVVGEVYTPGSYVVIGGNTTIDLRNQGLPTVTRAIQLAGGIKPLADIRQVQVRRPTKAGGEQVINVNLWQLLQAGDTTQDTIVQDGDTIVIPTATEVNPAEAADLATANFSPTAIRVYVVGEVRVGGAGSVLQVPANTTLNQALLAGGFGYDNPRARRDAVKLIRLNPDGTVAEREVNVDLTQGINDQTNPLLRNNDIIVVERSRMTAFSDRLGSAIDPIVKVYPLFNFLGVLRSLFRF, from the coding sequence ATGGTTTATGTTAATTTTTTCAAACAAATCACTCTGCCGATGGTCAGTCTGACCCTGTTGGCGGTGACATTCATGGCCTCTCCATTTCCTAGTATGGCTCAAGTGTCGGGAGGGGAAGACGCTGCCGGTTTTTCATCAGGAAGCGCTTACAAATTAGGCGGCGGGGATCGCATTCTGATTGAGATTGTGGAAGTTCCCGAATTAAGCGGGGAGTACGAAATTTTGTCAGATGGCACCGTTGTTTTGCGGCTTGCCGGCAGTGTGGATGTCAGGGGGATGACCATAGAACAAGCGGCAGCAGCCATTACCGCTCAATACGAAAGCGTTCTCAACGATCCGGTGATTTCAGTAACTCTTTCGGCCATTCGTCCTCTTAACGTTGGCGTCACTGGCGAAGTCACCCGTCCGGGAATTTACTCATTAAATCTAATTCCTGGCGTCGGTGTCAGACCTGGCGTTCAGTATCCAACGGTGACTCAGGCAATAGAAAAAGCTGGAGGAATTACACAAGCGGCGAATCTTCGCGAGGTTCAGGTGCGCCGACCTCAAAGATCCGGGCCAGATCGAATTATTAATATTAATTTGTGGGAAATGTTGCAGGGTGGCGATTACAGTCGCGATATGATTTTGCAGGATGGAGACGCGATTTTTATTCCCTCTGCAGCCAGCACCAACTTAGCAGAAGCCCGTCAAATTGCAACCGCTAGCTTTTCACAACAGCCTGATCAACCCCGCACTGTGACGGTGGTGGGCGAAGTTTATACTCCCGGAAGTTATGTGGTAATTGGCGGAAACACCACCATAGATTTGAGAAACCAAGGTTTACCCACCGTCACCCGTGCAATTCAATTGGCAGGAGGAATTAAACCTTTAGCAGATATCCGCCAAGTACAGGTGCGCCGGCCTACAAAAGCGGGAGGGGAACAAGTTATTAATGTCAATCTTTGGCAACTCTTGCAGGCAGGTGACACGACTCAAGACACAATTGTGCAAGACGGAGATACGATTGTTATTCCTACGGCAACTGAAGTTAACCCAGCCGAAGCCGCTGACTTGGCAACGGCTAATTTTTCTCCCACTGCAATTAGAGTTTATGTCGTAGGAGAAGTGAGAGTGGGTGGTGCCGGCTCAGTTTTACAAGTGCCGGCGAATACTACTTTAAATCAAGCTTTGCTAGCGGGAGGATTTGGTTACGATAATCCGAGAGCGCGTAGAGATGCTGTTAAACTGATTCGCCTCAACCCTGATGGCACTGTTGCCGAACGTGAAGTAAATGTTGATTTAACGCAAGGAATTAATGACCAAACAAATCCTTTGCTTCGCAATAACGATATCATCGTCGTAGAGCGAAGTCGCATGACAGCATTTTCAGACCGGCTCGGTTCTGCAATTGATCCGATTGTTAAAGTTTACCCGCTGTTTAATTTTTTAGGAGTGTTGCGCTCACTCTTCAGATTTTAG
- a CDS encoding O-antigen ligase family protein codes for MKAIQIIIFSSPLLSSILAVSLIILIALFFHSSSYKKISYYYQKGFAIFFLFLSPALEGRPPLNYLHPTKLAETNKTNMHYLWIPFMAFCFIILFSRIQHFLKYSISIFSLLLSKNPCFWIYATLPFFSIFWSETPDIAFAHFLAYILITPVAVYLAVQYDWQDLARFVRWSHIMIGVGSYIHQRPGSVVDWSGLTKSKNKLGGIMCLSTAFWYVNYSQAVQSKAGRWLSLLMTLVSFYLMRTGKSGGALVAVILLIGMVLSLGFIKQLSFQWAFACIASFIIVSIAATIIITDNLEAIIVEGLGKDMTLTGRTEFWPQIFARVVEKRLLTGFGYYSFWQPELGINNPAKGIFTTTGFIPPHSHNGYLEILVYFGLLGLALFTISFVINLVMAVQYLIKERLELSAIPMIFLMYLTLNNITETTIIEPTNVWVYYVMLTVRLSLDTSFNNTTATSKPKRTERLKQSFS; via the coding sequence ATGAAAGCCATTCAAATTATAATTTTTAGCAGTCCCTTGCTGAGTTCAATTTTGGCTGTATCTTTAATCATTTTAATTGCGTTGTTTTTTCATTCCTCTAGTTATAAGAAAATTTCTTATTATTACCAAAAAGGATTTGCCATTTTCTTTTTATTCCTCTCGCCGGCTTTAGAGGGAAGACCCCCATTAAATTACTTGCACCCAACCAAGCTGGCCGAAACAAACAAAACAAATATGCATTACCTCTGGATTCCTTTCATGGCCTTTTGTTTTATTATTTTATTTTCCAGAATCCAGCACTTCTTGAAATATTCAATTAGTATATTTTCCTTACTTTTATCAAAAAATCCATGTTTTTGGATTTACGCCACGCTTCCCTTTTTCTCAATCTTTTGGTCAGAAACTCCTGATATTGCATTCGCTCACTTTCTAGCTTATATATTAATTACGCCGGTTGCGGTTTACTTGGCTGTGCAATATGATTGGCAAGACTTGGCCCGGTTTGTGCGGTGGAGCCATATCATGATAGGGGTGGGAAGTTACATCCACCAACGACCTGGGAGCGTGGTTGACTGGTCGGGTTTAACAAAATCCAAAAATAAGCTGGGTGGTATTATGTGTTTATCCACTGCCTTTTGGTATGTGAATTACTCCCAGGCTGTGCAGAGCAAGGCAGGACGCTGGTTGTCTCTTTTGATGACTTTAGTTTCATTTTATTTAATGAGAACTGGCAAATCTGGCGGAGCACTGGTTGCCGTCATTTTATTAATCGGAATGGTCTTATCTTTGGGTTTTATCAAGCAGTTGAGTTTTCAATGGGCTTTTGCTTGTATCGCTTCGTTTATTATCGTTAGTATTGCCGCAACTATTATAATTACCGATAACTTAGAAGCAATTATTGTTGAAGGTCTGGGAAAAGATATGACCTTAACCGGACGCACAGAATTTTGGCCGCAAATCTTCGCCCGTGTTGTCGAAAAACGCCTATTAACAGGTTTTGGATACTATAGTTTTTGGCAGCCAGAGCTAGGAATTAACAATCCTGCTAAAGGAATATTTACCACAACCGGCTTTATCCCACCCCATTCACATAATGGCTATTTAGAAATTCTAGTTTATTTCGGATTGCTGGGTCTAGCTTTGTTTACAATTTCTTTCGTAATTAATCTTGTGATGGCAGTTCAGTATTTAATCAAGGAAAGACTGGAGCTTTCAGCAATTCCGATGATATTTTTAATGTATTTAACGCTAAATAATATCACAGAAACCACAATCATTGAACCAACAAATGTTTGGGTGTATTATGTAATGCTGACAGTACGTTTGAGCCTAGACACTTCCTTCAATAATACAACGGCGACCTCTAAACCCAAGAGAACGGAACGACTCAAGCAATCTTTTTCGTAA
- a CDS encoding polysaccharide biosynthesis tyrosine autokinase: MDTEHEFKAFSAKSKGKPHQFPPQFDAEVSEGGAAEKLDLFWVFGVVRRRFFVMAGVAIALSAAAGSLILSSSRQIILEYEGSFKLLVEAPTAEDRLAKQFLLAQNGNSESLDKRTEESSFLDYETQIRVLRSPKIMMPVIEKLQKQYPQLTYSSLIETLVITRSTFLKDGKQQGTKILSVEYTDPDPKKVLYVLENLAKEYLDYSLQQRLISINQGIQFIESKLPSQQERVDRLQAQMQQLRADSNLLDPALEGRSLTEQGQSIQNDRVDIRTQLDSQRASYENLQRQLDESDGLAIIMTEPKAYETLLGQLQKVNTELAMKRARYKEDSAPVRALRDKQQQLMSIVNQEAKNVIMAKVEMSIRDLEARDQSLADSEQRLDQKITNYAANTRQYVALQSELEVVTKSLQQLLSKLEALRIDAAQKQEPWVLIDPPKIPKDARGWLIPATIKETKKQLILAIILCSLLGIVVGFLVEVLNTVFHTPEEAKAATKLPLLGVIPFAKSLQKSAAVPTTAGLGKGAGGLSLMLGSPATAQHQYTASPVLEAFRTLYTNIRLLSPHTPIRSFAIGSAASGDGKSTVAIHLAQAAAAIGQRVLLVDADLRSPKIHTKLGLPNERGLSDAIATDIGLNDVIQRSQNTGSDEASWWEDNLFVLSAGSLAPDPIKLLSSKKMLYLMEQFQAFFDLVIYDTPPLIGLADGNILAAHTDGIVMVVGLDKTDRSMLTKALDGLKTSGASILGIVANGVKG; encoded by the coding sequence ATGGATACTGAACACGAATTTAAAGCATTTTCAGCTAAATCTAAAGGCAAGCCGCATCAATTTCCGCCTCAGTTTGACGCCGAGGTGTCTGAGGGAGGGGCAGCCGAGAAGTTAGATTTATTTTGGGTGTTCGGCGTCGTTCGGCGAAGATTTTTTGTAATGGCCGGTGTTGCCATCGCCTTGAGTGCGGCTGCCGGGAGTTTAATATTATCAAGTTCGCGCCAGATTATACTCGAATATGAAGGATCATTTAAACTTTTAGTTGAAGCTCCTACGGCTGAAGATCGCTTAGCCAAGCAATTTCTGCTTGCTCAAAATGGTAACTCAGAAAGTTTAGATAAAAGAACAGAAGAAAGTAGTTTTTTGGATTATGAAACTCAAATTCGAGTTTTAAGAAGTCCAAAAATCATGATGCCGGTGATTGAAAAGCTACAAAAACAGTATCCACAATTAACTTATAGTTCCCTCATAGAAACCCTGGTAATTACCCGCAGCACTTTTTTAAAAGATGGCAAACAGCAGGGCACCAAAATTTTATCCGTTGAATATACCGATCCAGATCCGAAAAAAGTTCTGTATGTATTGGAAAACCTTGCCAAAGAATATTTAGACTATAGTCTTCAGCAACGCCTCATCAGCATCAATCAAGGAATTCAATTTATTGAGAGCAAGTTGCCTTCCCAGCAGGAGCGAGTTGACCGGCTTCAAGCTCAAATGCAACAACTGCGAGCGGATTCTAACCTGCTAGATCCGGCCTTAGAGGGAAGATCCCTGACAGAGCAAGGGCAATCCATTCAGAATGATCGCGTAGATATCCGAACTCAACTAGATTCACAGCGAGCCAGCTACGAAAATTTGCAAAGACAGCTAGATGAAAGCGATGGTCTAGCAATTATTATGACTGAGCCTAAAGCCTATGAAACTTTGCTTGGTCAGCTCCAGAAAGTCAATACTGAGCTAGCAATGAAGCGAGCCAGATATAAGGAGGATAGCGCCCCCGTTCGTGCTTTGCGCGATAAACAGCAACAATTGATGTCGATTGTGAATCAAGAAGCTAAAAATGTCATCATGGCCAAAGTTGAGATGAGCATCCGCGACTTGGAGGCTCGTGATCAATCGCTTGCTGACTCTGAACAAAGGTTAGATCAAAAAATTACGAATTATGCGGCCAATACGCGTCAGTATGTTGCACTGCAAAGTGAGTTAGAAGTTGTTACCAAGAGTTTACAACAACTTTTATCCAAACTAGAAGCCTTGCGAATCGATGCGGCTCAGAAACAAGAGCCTTGGGTATTAATCGATCCCCCTAAAATCCCGAAAGATGCTAGGGGATGGCTGATACCGGCCACCATCAAAGAAACAAAGAAACAGTTAATATTAGCGATCATTTTGTGCAGCTTATTAGGCATTGTCGTGGGATTTCTAGTAGAGGTACTGAACACAGTATTCCACACACCAGAAGAAGCAAAAGCCGCAACGAAACTACCTTTATTGGGAGTCATTCCATTTGCAAAAAGCCTCCAGAAAAGCGCTGCGGTTCCTACAACTGCCGGTTTAGGAAAAGGAGCCGGTGGACTGAGTTTGATGCTGGGAAGTCCAGCTACTGCTCAACACCAATACACGGCTTCTCCTGTTTTGGAAGCTTTCCGAACTTTATATACCAATATTCGGTTGCTGAGTCCTCATACACCGATTCGCTCTTTTGCCATCGGATCAGCGGCATCAGGGGATGGAAAGTCTACGGTAGCGATTCATCTGGCACAAGCAGCAGCCGCAATCGGGCAGCGCGTCTTGTTGGTGGATGCGGATCTACGCTCTCCAAAAATTCATACAAAATTAGGCTTGCCGAACGAGCGAGGTCTTAGCGATGCAATTGCAACAGATATTGGGCTAAATGATGTGATCCAGCGATCTCAAAACACCGGCAGCGATGAAGCATCCTGGTGGGAGGATAACCTATTTGTGCTGAGTGCCGGCTCCTTGGCACCTGACCCAATCAAACTGCTTTCATCGAAAAAAATGCTCTATTTAATGGAGCAATTTCAAGCCTTTTTCGACTTAGTTATTTATGACACTCCCCCCCTCATTGGCTTAGCAGACGGCAATATTTTAGCGGCTCATACTGATGGAATCGTAATGGTTGTAGGGCTTGACAAAACAGACCGTTCGATGCTGACCAAAGCCTTAGATGGATTAAAAACTTCTGGGGCTTCAATCTTAGGAATTGTGGCAAATGGGGTTAAGGGATAA